In the Vanacampus margaritifer isolate UIUO_Vmar chromosome 9, RoL_Vmar_1.0, whole genome shotgun sequence genome, tCCAAAGTTAATTTAACTTTGCAAGTGAAGACGACTACTCTAATTCTCTAGTCTCACCTCCATCCTTTCGATGAGTTCATTGACATCCCTCAGCATGTTTTCAGCGAGCAACAACCTCAGGCGAGGTTCGCTATGCATCGGCTGATCCATGTCAATGTGCACATTCACCGACCCGTtgctctgaagaaaaaaaaaaggcggatgAAAATATTGGGGCATATGGATTATAAAACAGACTTTATTGCTCTTTCGCCTGAGAGGCACAAGAACCAAACACACAGCTTCTTGAACAACTGGtcagatagatttttttttttaaataaagtccaCAATCAATGTTGTGCTCGGGTTACACTGACTAGACACTAATCTCAGCTTCATGTTGGTATATTAAATAGGTGTGCGCATGAATGAGGAACTATAATGGCAATGAGTGTTTTGCATTGTGATTGGCCACGATGCTCGTTGTGTGTCACTCCCACGGTGCGAGTTGTGACTTACCCCAGTGCTGGTTGTCACTCTGGCATTCCTTGCATTGTCCCCCATGCCGGACACCATCTGCTGTACTGACATCTAAACAAGGTAGAGGGAACAAAGGTCAACACTggtaactgaaaaaaaaaaaaaaaaaaaaactaaataggtCAACAGGTTGCACCTGTATTTGTTGGGGGTCCATGATATTGACGGGGAGGTTGAAGGTGCCCAGCATGACGTAGCTGTTGGCGTTACGGTCGTGCGGAGGCGCATGGGGCCCGTCCTGTGATGACGATGAGCCACCGCCGCCATCGGCTGAGATGCCACTCGACCCCGAGCCGGGTTGGGAAGGCGGTGGGGGCGCGCGCTCCACTAGGTGAATCACCTTGCCGCCCACATCTAAGACACACAGGAAACATTGGAGAGGAGTGGGTGTTACTTAAAATTAATCATATAAAGTGGACGCCTGCAAACAAACTCACTCACGCAGCACCAACTTGACAAGTCACATGTAGTGTAAACTtaagaaacacaaaaatgtatatgCAGGGATCACCACCAACTTAAAGAAACATGTTAGCTGTTTCCGTCCACCCTCAGTGGCTAAActacaaaactatttttttttaatttgaccatGTCGAAATGGCTGCTTGAATTTACCTATGAAACAAAACAGTAGTCATATAGATTCAAGTAACATAACAGACTAATGTGACTCATTGTAATAATTTGAATTGTGAGACCAGTAAAGGTTCAACACCATCTATTGGAAAGTAGagcatttttgtctttccaATTGTGTTCAGTTAAGTGAAGTATATGTGGATTACTTACTGTAGTCTGCCAAGGTCCTTTCATCCTGCAAGACTCTGCCCTGGTAGATGAGCCTCTGTTTGTCAATGGGAATCCCCACAGAAGTCGCGATGTGCTCCTTGAACTCTTTTATGGTCAACTACAGGGAGGGAAGATCAAATCATGCCGTTTACAAAGTGAAAATCCAGTTTGGAGTTACTTCCTCATTTACCTGAGCGCCGACAGTGTAGGTTCTGCTCTGAGAGTCTAATGTTTTCACCGTCACTTCTATATCTGCACTTTGTTCCTCCATGGTGTTCCTATAATATGCAACAAGGTTAATCAACATAATAATATTCAACATTGTGCTTTCATCGTGTGCTTTGGTGTCACGTAGGGTTCGATAGTACTTTTTCCAAAAattaccagtatgagtactctaTAGTCCCCAATACTGGCCCAATAAGATACCTAGTTTGGGGACTTATTCATcccaaaatataataataataattaatctaAGCTAATGAAGAAAAACAGCATATTTGCTTATATAGCCACCATGTCTACATTTTTATAATAGTATTTGTATAATAACTATTTTTGGtagttttgttatttaaaaaaacagcatcaacatttttttctggtttTATTTTCAAGAGTCTTTCTAACCTTTGTCTTATTTGACAAATTTGTCAGTTGAATAGTTCAGCagtcccatttaaaaaatatatactttttaaagCGCAATGATACACTATAACCAAACATTGACTGAGCTGAAGTGGCATTACTTTTACAATGACACAGGCTGGAATGAGCTGGTTACGTCTCGTTACGTCATTTATTTTCGAAAGTAgatcaaacaaacagaattccatccatccatttcccgaATCGCTTATTCCCTGCAAAAGCAAACTAAAACTCGTACTGCACTTGAAAAGTAAACACAGACAGTTCTTCTAGGAAGGGTGCCACTTTAATCAGCGCCGTTGTTCAAATCTGTGTACTACGTTGACGTTCAAGGATTCATCTAGAAAGACGAACAGGAAACGCTCgactaggaaaaaaaacaacagcactaATATAAATCAAATATCTGAAAAACACAAGCTGAATATGCAGCAAAACActagcctcctcctcctcaagtATACTAGCTGACCCAAGCGAGTGACCGATCCTGTGTGGCGGAGGTTAGCAACCAACCTAGCAAGAGCGATCCCCGAGCTAACGTTAAGCAAAAAACAGATATATTTTTTGCCAAGACACAAACTATGGTCAAATTTGCTGTTGCGTACTTTTATAGGGGGAAAAGTACAGTATTACCTTGATGGTGGCGGAGCCCCTTTTACTTATCTGTCGTACACTTCTGTTTCTTATCACCAAATTCCAAACGTTTTCCGGCTAGCGTCTctaactagctagcacttgCCGGGGTATGGGGAAGTGACGTAGCTTGGAACAGGAAATTAGAATTtacttgtaattttttaattaataaattattttgtggTATTTGTTGTGCATGTACATTTGTAATCTATTGTTACAATTTCATAATCTATAATTTGAGTGTCAGTCAGTGTCAGTAtcaatgaatgggaaaaaaatcgcaGAAGAAAAGGCGTAGTTTTACTTGTTTAATTTCTGGACACTTGTTATCGTTATTCCAATTTTTGTACCTTATACGTTGTGTATTATGTCGCTCAATGAAAAGGGTCAGAAAGAGaatataatttgtatttatcCTTTTTGTTTCGTTTCAGTTCAAACGAGAGCAAAACGAGTTGCAATACCACAAACGGACTTAGGGGGGGCAGCATTGCGACAAGACGTTGCAAATCGTGTCACAGTGACGTCAGATCAATTTACCAAAGAAGACCGAAATGCTCGAAAcaacatgatgaaaaaaaaccccacacacTTCAATAGAAATAATACAGAAACGGGAaacttttgtgtcattttaaactaatttattttagtttgaacAAAAAGTCGAAAAATGCGTCACAGTTGCGTCACCAGCAGAAAGAACGGAAGCGGTGCTCGAAGCAACATGGCGAACTTCGTGGAAGCGAAAACTCGAAAGGAGTTTGAAGATTTCCTGGCCAAAGCCGGCTCTCGACTCACAGTGGTACATTTCCACGCATCATGGGCTCCTCAATGCGGCCAGATGAACGAGGTGATGGCCGAGCTGGCCAAGGAGCACACTCACGCCACGTTCGTCAAGCTGGAGGCTGAAGCGGTGCCGGAGGTGTCCGAGAAGTACGACATCGCTTCCGTTCCCACGTTCGTCCTCTTCAAAGGTGGTGAGAAAGTGGACCGGCTAGATGGGGCTCATGCTCCGGAGCTCACAAAGAAGGTCCAGCGGCTGGCTGTCAGCGGAGTCTCGGAGCCCAATAGAGGCCCGGTGGATCTAAACGAGCGGCTAAAGAAGTTGATCAACGCGGCGCCCTGCATGCTGTTCATGAAGGGCACCGCGCAGGAGCCCCGCTGCGGCTTCAGCCGGCAGATGGTGGCCCTCCTCAACGAGAGAAACATCCCGTTCAGCACCTTCGACATCCTGTCCGACGAAGACGTGCGCCAGGGGCTGAAAACCTACTCCAACTGGCCCACCTACCCGCAGCTGTACGCCAACGGAGAGCTCCTCGGCGGCCTTGACATCGCCAAGGAGATGGCCGAGTCCGGCGAGCTGGAGAGCGCCTGCCCTAAAGTGGTCACCCTGGAGCACCGGCTCAAGGAGACGATCAACCGGAGCCCGGTGATGCTGTTCATGAAGGGCAACAAAGAAGCGGCGCGTTGCGGCTTCAGTCGGCAGATCCTGGCGATCCTGAACGGCGCCGGCGCGGACTACGACACTTTCGACATCTTGCAGGACGAAGAAGTGCGCCAGGGGCTCAAGACTTACTCCAACTGGCCCACCTACCCGCAGCTGTACGTGAAGGGCGAGCTCATCGGGGGTCTGGACATTGTCAAGGAGCTTCAGGAGAGCGGCGAGCTGCTGAACGTGCTCAAAGGGGACTCTTAAATCTCACGCTAGAACAACGCATCACTTGTGCCGCCACTAACAATAAAATCTGTACCAAATTGCAAAGTGTCTCCACATTTAATAGTTGAGAATATTGCTgaatattatacagtataatagAGCAATAATTATTACTTCACTCGTTATTCCAAAATGATATGTAATGTGTACAGCAAAGCCACACTTCTTCACGAAGTCATAAGTATATACAGCACACATActtttttacaacaatacttaacTGTTTCATATCTACCTGTTCAATGTATTGTACTCACTTTACTCTTTATGGTGGTTGCACACTACTAAATGTCACTCAATGAACCCACGGGTTGCTACAGAAAAAGGATGTGGCCTGCAATAAAGCCAAAAATTGGTATACATTTAAAGACTGAAGTCACTCTCAGTGGCCCCGGTGACGTGCGCTcggatcattttttttttaccacaagctTAACTTCTTTCATCCACAGGTACATTAGGAATTGCAAATATGGTTAAGTATTGTTATCTGGACATTTTGGAACCTGTAATGGTGAAGTGTGTATATTTACTTGACTCTaagatgccaccagatggtGACAAAGTTatacttttaattgctttggcATGCAAATTAGGTGAGTTTTTCCACCtaataagtatttaaaaaaaaaagtgaattattaaatgcaaaatatgcAAGCAAAACCAGAATTACAAAGTGGCCCGCTGTAAAAGTTGCtccacaattaaaaacatttcaaaattgaCCACCAAGAAAATGTAATCTATGCGATATTGTCAACTGAAGGGGATTACTGAATTGGTTTGAAAGCTTTATAGCAAACAAAATGCTGTTTACAATGACTCATACTGACAGCGTCAGCATGCAATCAGTTTCACATTTAGTCACCTTCATTTTCTGTAGGATGGAGCTTTGTTACTATTGTGTAGCACTGGGTACATTAATAAAAGGTATTATTATACTTAACACTAACCCACGCTTTGTGTGTTAGATTTGGGTGAAGTAAGGTGTGTGTACGATACATGCACATCTCAATATgaatattatatacatatatatatatttattttttcaatttatatacatttttgggggatttaattttcgaattatattttttatatcgatttttatttacacttgtagtcatttatttattttgaattttgtcagttttggtcctccataggagGAGGtcggtgaagtggctggggacagggaagtctgggcttccctcctaaagctgctgcccctgcgacccgaccccggaaaagcggtagtaaatggatggattatgtttgtggaatataaataaagcagcaaaatcctcttgtttttttttcatccatctcagagggcgaccattttgccactcgccgtcgactgaaaatgacatcacagttgcacagggctcgggtaacgaccaatcccgACACAGTTTgtaaacgtcacatgaccaaactctgaccctgaccaactgtgatgtcactttcagtcAGTCGCAAGACCTCCATAATTCCTATATAATATTTGTTAATATTGTGAAATTTACAATCTGTCAAACTAAAAATcattatgaaaacaaacaatatgaCATCAATATTATGTTTAGAGGTATTTCCTAGTTCTGTTAATATTCCGGGAGCAGAGAAATGGCTGTCATacctcgtaaaaaaaaaaaagtagtaacgACACCTGGTGAACAGCAGAAAGCCTGCCACTGTGAACAGCGTAGGTGtctgttgtgtttatttgtgtgctCGATACAGATGAGTAAGGAGAAAGCGGGTGACATTTACATAATCCAGGAGAACGCTGGCTGAATGCTGGGGAATTCCCCGTTGAGATGACCTTAAagtgaagtgaaacttttgactcaTCGCTCGGGTGACAGCAAGTGAGTTGTCTGCCCAAGGAAATATGGAAGAGGATGCTGAGCTGACCAGCGTTTCAAAAGTCAATGGTAATTCAGGACTCATACAATCATGGTATGGAGTGAGTAACTTTGAAGTGAGGTTTGTTCATTTGCaggatttaaaacattttttttaatgggaacaaaaataatttaattattatttctttttaaagataataatatatatatatatatatatttttttttttacatgatcagCATCAGATTACTTCTGTGCCGGTCATACCTTTTAATTTCAGATGACTAAAAACAACTATAAATTAATTTACCacaattggtaaaaaaaaaataagaagaggGACCCCGAGTATGGCATCGACAGACATCACAGAgtaaaaaatcaaattacatATTAATGTTTGAACATGAACAAAATctaaataacgttttttttaatttgtattagtCATCATTTTGTGTATTagagagctaaaaaaaaataataatccaggtACCACAAATGATCACAAACATCCCAAATGCGTCAGTTGTCCTACTTTATTTCTGATGACTACAATAACCATCCATTTACCACAATTTATCACAAATATAAGTGGGACCCTGAATAGAGCCCTGAGGCATCCCACAAGCTAAATGATGTAATTGAATCTTATTTTTTGAACATGATcaaaatctaattaaagaaaGAACAGTTATTTTCTCACAACTgataacaaatttaaatgtggggaggggggtgggggtggctgggtggggtttagaaaaaaaaaaacaagtcccTATGCTCCAATTTCATCTTAATATTTGAAAtggtcaaaatgtattttttttaaaatgtgtaataaGTTGCCATTTTATTGTTGCAAGACTCACGCAACCATCCATTTGTCAAAGTGGTTTGCAAATAGGA is a window encoding:
- the glrx3 gene encoding glutaredoxin 3, with the protein product MRHSCVTSRKNGSGARSNMANFVEAKTRKEFEDFLAKAGSRLTVVHFHASWAPQCGQMNEVMAELAKEHTHATFVKLEAEAVPEVSEKYDIASVPTFVLFKGGEKVDRLDGAHAPELTKKVQRLAVSGVSEPNRGPVDLNERLKKLINAAPCMLFMKGTAQEPRCGFSRQMVALLNERNIPFSTFDILSDEDVRQGLKTYSNWPTYPQLYANGELLGGLDIAKEMAESGELESACPKVVTLEHRLKETINRSPVMLFMKGNKEAARCGFSRQILAILNGAGADYDTFDILQDEEVRQGLKTYSNWPTYPQLYVKGELIGGLDIVKELQESGELLNVLKGDS